From a region of the Methanolinea sp. genome:
- a CDS encoding PEGA domain-containing protein, translating to MIPPAGNGRDIPGRRQAEGTFSRTIYRKSAAIHAPRNDLRLLLHVLLVICLAASVPGIASAGTTEIRVVKYAVDGFTILAEKTVDYRWMEQNLRVYGDGSTHYYHQGPVFIDDPDPAKQAALRWNPEEDTNVQEKDMGAVKGTNLADLCNLVGGMGPEDVLKIRSSDGWYKTLPYKNVFEYSSREGPIIICWNKDGRYPDTGYTDGMRMVWFADTSTNPWGIHAFGVWDWHEAADEEYWYYYQQGNEKYPTTTGLSGMYISEILIYSQEEPTGSIKVTSTPAGARIILDGDETGEVTPFTLEEIPAGSHTVSVWKEGYLSPDEEWVDVAHGVVSPVHFGLEREFSSAIPGTGDTAMPGETRYDGEQGSLGVVTGGMSGNVTMLVASGASQVCRSGETLSYQIATDTLSSSPSQWARLYVFSHKGYTGDHALEVRVNSVKAGTPDRSTYHHADGRVSETLVFNVTPMVQATGAIEVSVRNPPGGNEWTIYPPVLLMLHHDDSEPMRKNWVAEGSGFIRAVEDYSPQDLANITITDFSGIQPGYSGAELVVIGTAPEISDTSFPMVIQNSVHIPGKYTHEEDGVWICRFNVTPHLTGYVHTEFIWKAAGPGDRSEVAPRVAILSISYPERPVTPTQDSGFSPAVNTTGPGPMDDGKNISPPTVPVPTSPSHGASEVPAGVVLQDEPFLSRIWRMIFWIFGIPFPGYETHGFVSGEEYSRDSDDLGGDIHPPDHQAPPTYPFTITTTPPGAMLTIPGLAETSVSPVTLFLPEGDYLLTAEMDGYLVNQTVVHLTGPQEITLVLAPGDTAQETEPPKTPARSRHGGLFITTYPGDLELSVDNKVMEGKSPLVLFGLKEGYHTVKATRTGAAAGKGESIIARVWVHHDAISVYELDFVGIRIDRLIRITDDPGTPTAFTLNGFYPLLRTPVTLDVPWTGSYITLIGEGTYTSFSIPDSMLSGSEFVLPPYPGNFHTIAIESSPPGAGIFIDGARTGNTTPSLVGGLSEGPHRVMVSLPGHIPAQRLVTVPRTNEEFIKGTISFVLDTYPCGPLRVESIPDGAAIYLDGIATGEKTPFSFSGIPLGVHQLTLKTGEISRSRDITIRPGNANRYMVVMEQ from the coding sequence ATGATTCCACCCGCGGGAAACGGTCGCGATATTCCAGGGAGACGACAGGCAGAGGGGACCTTCAGTAGAACGATTTACCGGAAGAGTGCCGCCATCCATGCGCCCCGGAACGATCTCCGGCTACTTCTCCACGTCCTATTAGTCATCTGCCTGGCGGCAAGTGTCCCGGGCATTGCATCCGCCGGGACTACCGAGATCCGGGTGGTAAAATACGCGGTGGACGGGTTCACCATCCTTGCCGAAAAGACCGTTGATTACCGGTGGATGGAGCAGAACCTGCGCGTGTACGGTGATGGATCCACCCATTACTACCACCAGGGACCGGTCTTTATAGATGATCCTGACCCTGCAAAACAGGCGGCACTCCGGTGGAACCCCGAGGAGGACACGAACGTCCAGGAAAAGGACATGGGTGCGGTCAAGGGCACGAACCTGGCGGACCTCTGCAACCTGGTAGGGGGCATGGGGCCTGAAGACGTGCTGAAAATACGCTCGTCTGACGGATGGTACAAGACGCTTCCCTACAAGAACGTGTTCGAATATTCCAGCCGCGAAGGGCCGATCATCATCTGCTGGAACAAGGACGGCAGGTACCCGGACACCGGGTACACTGATGGCATGCGGATGGTCTGGTTCGCTGATACCTCTACCAATCCCTGGGGCATCCATGCGTTCGGTGTATGGGACTGGCATGAAGCAGCGGATGAAGAGTACTGGTACTATTACCAGCAGGGAAACGAGAAGTACCCCACCACGACGGGACTTTCCGGGATGTATATCTCTGAGATACTCATATACAGCCAGGAAGAGCCGACAGGAAGCATCAAGGTCACTTCAACTCCTGCGGGTGCCAGGATAATTCTTGACGGAGATGAGACAGGTGAGGTGACCCCTTTTACCCTGGAGGAGATCCCTGCAGGCAGTCACACTGTCAGCGTCTGGAAAGAGGGTTACCTTTCACCGGATGAAGAATGGGTCGATGTGGCCCACGGGGTGGTGAGCCCTGTTCATTTCGGTCTTGAACGTGAATTCTCCTCCGCCATTCCAGGGACGGGTGACACAGCTATGCCTGGTGAAACCCGGTATGACGGGGAGCAGGGGTCTCTGGGAGTGGTGACCGGTGGGATGAGCGGAAATGTCACGATGCTCGTCGCGAGCGGGGCAAGCCAGGTCTGCAGGAGCGGCGAGACCCTCTCCTACCAAATCGCGACGGATACCCTGTCCTCTTCCCCGTCTCAATGGGCAAGGCTCTATGTCTTTTCACACAAGGGGTATACAGGCGACCATGCGCTGGAAGTCAGGGTCAATTCGGTGAAAGCCGGTACTCCCGACCGCTCGACATATCACCATGCCGATGGGAGGGTCTCTGAAACTCTTGTCTTCAATGTGACCCCGATGGTCCAGGCAACCGGTGCGATCGAGGTCTCTGTCAGGAATCCCCCGGGAGGAAACGAGTGGACGATCTATCCTCCGGTCCTCCTCATGTTGCACCATGACGATAGTGAACCGATGCGGAAGAACTGGGTCGCTGAAGGTTCAGGGTTCATCCGGGCCGTGGAGGACTACTCTCCGCAGGACCTGGCAAATATCACCATCACTGACTTTTCCGGTATCCAGCCTGGATATTCCGGTGCGGAACTCGTGGTGATCGGCACCGCTCCGGAGATATCCGATACTTCGTTTCCCATGGTCATCCAGAATTCAGTCCATATACCCGGGAAATACACGCACGAGGAGGACGGGGTATGGATCTGCCGCTTCAATGTCACCCCGCACCTGACCGGGTATGTCCATACTGAATTCATCTGGAAAGCGGCCGGCCCCGGGGATCGAAGCGAGGTTGCACCGAGGGTGGCGATTCTCTCCATTTCATACCCGGAAAGACCAGTCACACCGACACAGGATAGCGGGTTTTCGCCTGCTGTGAATACGACGGGTCCCGGACCCATGGATGACGGTAAAAACATTTCACCTCCCACAGTTCCTGTCCCCACATCGCCTTCTCATGGAGCATCCGAGGTACCTGCCGGGGTCGTTTTGCAGGATGAGCCCTTCCTCTCCCGTATATGGAGGATGATCTTCTGGATCTTTGGAATTCCATTCCCCGGGTACGAGACGCATGGCTTTGTAAGCGGGGAGGAGTATTCCCGGGACTCCGATGACCTGGGAGGCGATATCCATCCTCCTGATCACCAGGCTCCTCCTACCTATCCGTTCACCATCACCACGACTCCACCCGGTGCCATGCTCACCATCCCGGGTCTTGCCGAGACGAGTGTTTCCCCGGTGACATTGTTCCTGCCTGAGGGAGATTATCTCCTTACCGCTGAGATGGACGGGTACCTGGTCAACCAGACCGTGGTGCACCTTACAGGCCCACAGGAGATCACCCTTGTCCTGGCACCTGGTGACACTGCCCAGGAGACTGAACCCCCGAAAACGCCTGCAAGGTCGCGGCATGGCGGCCTTTTTATCACCACCTATCCCGGTGACCTCGAACTATCGGTTGATAACAAGGTTATGGAGGGCAAGAGCCCCCTTGTCCTGTTCGGATTAAAAGAGGGATACCACACCGTGAAAGCAACCCGGACGGGTGCAGCGGCAGGGAAGGGTGAAAGTATCATTGCGAGGGTGTGGGTCCACCACGATGCCATCTCCGTGTATGAACTGGACTTTGTGGGGATCAGGATTGACCGGTTGATACGAATCACCGATGACCCGGGAACTCCCACGGCCTTCACGCTGAACGGGTTTTACCCATTGCTGCGTACCCCGGTCACCCTCGATGTTCCCTGGACCGGGTCATACATCACCCTCATTGGAGAGGGCACCTACACGAGCTTTTCCATCCCTGACAGTATGCTTTCCGGCAGCGAATTCGTTCTCCCTCCATATCCCGGGAATTTTCACACCATCGCCATTGAGTCTTCACCGCCGGGAGCCGGGATATTCATCGACGGGGCAAGGACCGGAAATACCACTCCCTCGCTCGTTGGAGGGTTATCGGAGGGTCCGCACCGCGTGATGGTGTCCCTGCCGGGGCATATCCCGGCACAGAGGCTCGTCACCGTGCCAAGGACCAACGAGGAGTTCATAAAAGGGACCATCTCGTTCGTCCTCGACACGTATCCGTGCGGCCCGCTCCGGGTAGAGAGTATACCTGATGGTGCCGCGATATACCTTGACGGGATCGCAACCGGAGAAAAGACGCCGTTTTCCTTCTCCGGCATTCCCCTGGGGGTGCATCAACTCACGCTCAAGACCGGCGAGATCTCGAGATCGCGGGACATCACCATCCGTCCTGGCAATGCGAACAGGTACATGGTGGTGATGGAGCAGTAG
- a CDS encoding argininosuccinate synthase, producing MESNLTCEKETGERIVLPQRIVFCIICMLSLSMGACAATTSLNIVKYGGDGITILDETAVTYEWMEQNLPVHGDGSTHYYHQGPVFLDDPDPATQEMLRWNPPEDKNVQEKDMGALKGTDLRDLCELVGGMSPGDTVKIRSVDGFVKEFSYRNVYFPPPRQGPLVVTWWKADAGYVPDYREGMRLVFFADTGTNPWGIHAFGNWDWHESADQKYWYYYSQGDQKYPTTTGLSVQYISDILIYPGSPAQTEPPRTTTHATRAPTQAGFSLHVIMGALTVGVVLVFTTKKR from the coding sequence ATGGAAAGTAACCTGACTTGTGAGAAAGAGACGGGAGAGCGCATCGTACTGCCCCAAAGAATTGTGTTTTGCATCATCTGCATGCTTTCGCTCTCCATGGGGGCCTGCGCCGCCACTACATCCCTGAACATCGTCAAATATGGAGGTGATGGAATCACAATCCTGGATGAGACTGCTGTCACATATGAGTGGATGGAACAAAACCTCCCCGTGCACGGCGATGGATCCACGCACTACTACCACCAGGGCCCGGTCTTCCTCGACGACCCTGATCCCGCGACCCAGGAGATGCTGCGGTGGAACCCTCCCGAAGACAAGAACGTCCAGGAAAAGGACATGGGAGCATTGAAGGGGACCGATCTCCGTGACCTCTGCGAACTGGTTGGCGGGATGTCCCCTGGAGACACCGTGAAGATCAGGTCTGTGGACGGATTCGTCAAGGAGTTTTCCTACCGGAACGTGTATTTCCCCCCTCCACGGCAGGGGCCCCTTGTCGTGACCTGGTGGAAGGCAGACGCCGGATATGTTCCTGACTACCGGGAAGGGATGCGGCTTGTCTTCTTTGCCGATACAGGCACGAACCCCTGGGGAATCCACGCGTTTGGCAACTGGGATTGGCACGAGTCGGCTGATCAGAAGTACTGGTATTATTACTCCCAGGGGGACCAGAAATACCCGACCACGACAGGGCTCTCGGTCCAGTATATATCAGACATTTTGATATATCCCGGCAGTCCGGCACAGACTGAACCGCCACGCACAACAACACACGCCACAAGGGCTCCTACACAGGCAGGGTTCTCACTGCATGTGATCATGGGTGCTCTCACTGTCGGAGTCGTCCTTGTGTTCACCACTAAAAAGAGGTAA
- the wtpA gene encoding tungstate ABC transporter substrate-binding protein WtpA, producing MNRAIFPVILMLFSCILFGGCSMHQGSGKIPLRVVAAGSLLVPFSELESRYEALNPDIDVQVEGHGSIQAIRQVTDLYRKFDVVAVADESLIPDLMYRPSRETGKNFTDWYVPFARNEMVIAYTEKSLYRTEINETNWPDILARPEVRVGFSNPMLDAAGYRAIMVTMLAGDYYGDQTIFPRVIGDHFDPPLVMEESAQGHTVRLPEVPRPADQHIVIRDGSIFLLSLLAAGGIDYAFEYKSVTEEQDFFYISLPEEINLASPDYEEWYARSHVILGFPRFSSIGQERDGRQIVYAMTVPSDAPYPDEGQKFLQFVLGHEKIGERGWPASL from the coding sequence ATGAACAGGGCGATCTTTCCGGTGATTCTCATGCTCTTTTCCTGCATCCTGTTTGGAGGGTGCAGCATGCACCAGGGCTCCGGAAAGATCCCCCTCAGGGTTGTTGCTGCGGGAAGCCTGCTCGTTCCTTTCTCAGAGCTGGAATCCCGTTACGAGGCACTGAACCCGGACATTGACGTCCAGGTCGAGGGGCACGGAAGCATACAGGCAATCCGCCAGGTCACGGATCTCTACCGGAAATTCGACGTGGTCGCAGTTGCCGACGAATCACTCATCCCTGACCTGATGTATCGCCCTTCCCGGGAGACCGGGAAGAACTTCACCGACTGGTATGTCCCATTCGCCCGGAACGAGATGGTGATCGCCTATACCGAAAAAAGCCTGTATCGAACAGAGATAAATGAGACAAACTGGCCGGATATCCTCGCAAGGCCGGAGGTCAGGGTTGGTTTCTCAAATCCCATGCTCGATGCCGCGGGATACCGGGCGATCATGGTCACCATGCTCGCCGGAGATTATTACGGTGACCAGACCATATTCCCAAGGGTGATAGGGGATCATTTTGATCCACCCCTTGTAATGGAAGAGTCCGCGCAGGGGCACACGGTCCGTCTCCCGGAGGTCCCCCGTCCGGCAGACCAGCACATCGTGATCCGTGACGGGAGTATCTTTCTCCTGTCCCTGCTTGCTGCCGGGGGGATCGACTATGCATTCGAATACAAGAGTGTCACAGAAGAACAGGACTTCTTTTACATCAGTCTCCCGGAAGAGATCAACCTTGCCTCCCCGGATTACGAAGAATGGTATGCAAGATCGCATGTAATACTCGGCTTTCCCCGCTTCTCCTCGATCGGCCAGGAGCGTGACGGAAGACAGATAGTCTATGCCATGACGGTCCCATCAGATGCACCATACCCGGATGAAGGACAGAAATTCCTGCAATTTGTACTGGGTCATGAAAAGATTGGAGAGAGAGGCTGGCCGGCCTCTCTCTAG
- a CDS encoding molybdopterin-dependent oxidoreductase, producing the protein MRVTAPILLVSFLAIGFLVTAGCFDTERASAEATPDYSGWRLTLKGTDERVLTLDDLRGLPSVNGHGYCVSTTGFRFGPYRCKGVDLRVLASKAGGMKPGDTIWISAPDGYLWVFDLDQMEGRGFITFNESLAEIPSPPLRIILMYEQDGKPLPYNDGGPARIAIISEEPGVITEGSAWVKWVDRIEIKEKMA; encoded by the coding sequence ATGAGAGTCACTGCCCCAATCCTCCTCGTCTCCTTTCTTGCCATCGGATTCCTGGTGACTGCAGGATGTTTCGACACGGAAAGAGCGTCGGCTGAGGCCACTCCTGACTATTCCGGCTGGAGGCTCACCCTGAAAGGAACCGACGAGCGTGTTCTCACACTGGATGACCTACGCGGTCTGCCTTCGGTGAATGGCCATGGTTACTGCGTCTCGACCACGGGGTTCAGGTTCGGACCCTACCGCTGCAAGGGAGTCGACCTTCGCGTCCTTGCATCCAAGGCAGGGGGCATGAAGCCCGGTGACACCATCTGGATATCCGCACCTGACGGATACCTGTGGGTTTTTGACCTGGACCAGATGGAAGGCAGAGGCTTCATCACCTTCAACGAGAGCCTTGCAGAAATCCCCTCACCGCCTCTTCGCATCATCCTGATGTACGAACAGGACGGAAAGCCGCTCCCCTACAATGACGGCGGTCCCGCACGCATTGCTATCATCTCCGAAGAACCGGGAGTGATCACCGAAGGGAGTGCATGGGTAAAATGGGTGGACAGGATCGAGATTAAGGAGAAGATGGCATGA